One Thermoplasmata archaeon DNA segment encodes these proteins:
- a CDS encoding ArsR family transcriptional regulator, with the protein MTDEYSAKILVATFKKSRSAIDLSREYGIPIAACYRRIHALERAGLIRCTERALTQKGKRISLYMSQLKNAYIFFENGRLRVRFQLATGITKDFGGDWNAVDVVEPILPTR; encoded by the coding sequence GTGACTGACGAGTACTCGGCGAAGATCCTCGTGGCGACCTTCAAGAAATCGAGGTCGGCCATCGATCTCAGCCGCGAATACGGCATCCCAATCGCCGCGTGCTACCGTCGCATCCACGCCCTCGAGCGCGCGGGCCTCATCCGGTGCACGGAGCGGGCGCTGACGCAGAAGGGCAAGCGCATCTCCCTCTACATGTCCCAGCTCAAGAACGCGTACATCTTCTTCGAGAACGGCCGCCTGCGGGTACGATTCCAGCTCGCGACCGGAATCACGAAGGACTTCGGCGGCGACTGGAACGCCGTGGACGTCGTCGAGCCGATCTTGCCAACCCGATAA
- the pyrB gene encoding aspartate carbamoyltransferase — protein MSGFQGRDIVSIRDLSRADIQLVLRTARKMVPIATGEKRSRSLDGKILSTLFYEPSTRTRLSFESAMARLGGRVVGFSSAEGTSVQKGETLADTVRMVEAYSDAIVLRHPQEGAARLAAEFTDKPVINAGDGAGQHPTQTLLDLYTIWDEKGAFEGLRVALVGDLRYGRTVHSLTSALAELGAQLIFVSPPTLEMPREILEHMKAESLSFRVAHRLEDVIREADVLYVTRIQKERFPDPQEYEEVAGSYRIDAALLRDAKRELIIMHPLPRTTEIAPEVDRTKHAVYFKQAFNGVPVRMALLDLILGGGE, from the coding sequence ATGTCGGGATTCCAAGGGAGGGACATCGTGTCCATCCGCGACCTCTCGCGGGCGGACATCCAGCTCGTCTTGCGCACCGCCCGGAAGATGGTGCCAATCGCCACCGGGGAGAAACGGTCGCGGTCCCTCGACGGCAAGATCCTATCGACGTTGTTCTATGAGCCGTCGACCCGCACGCGGCTCTCGTTCGAGAGTGCGATGGCCCGCCTCGGCGGCCGGGTCGTCGGGTTCAGCAGCGCCGAGGGCACGTCCGTCCAGAAGGGCGAGACCCTCGCGGATACGGTCCGGATGGTCGAGGCGTACAGCGACGCGATTGTCCTCCGGCACCCCCAGGAGGGCGCGGCTCGTCTCGCGGCCGAGTTCACGGACAAGCCGGTGATCAACGCCGGCGACGGCGCCGGCCAGCATCCGACCCAGACGCTCCTGGACCTCTACACGATTTGGGATGAGAAAGGGGCGTTCGAGGGCCTTCGGGTCGCGCTCGTGGGCGACCTGAGGTACGGCCGCACGGTGCACTCGCTCACGTCCGCCCTCGCGGAACTCGGCGCGCAGCTGATCTTCGTGAGCCCGCCGACGCTCGAGATGCCTCGGGAGATCCTCGAGCACATGAAAGCGGAGAGCTTGTCCTTTCGCGTTGCGCACCGACTCGAGGACGTGATTCGTGAGGCCGACGTCCTGTACGTCACGCGGATCCAGAAGGAGCGGTTCCCCGATCCACAGGAGTACGAGGAGGTCGCGGGCTCGTACCGCATCGACGCGGCCTTGTTGCGGGACGCGAAGCGGGAGCTCATCATCATGCATCCACTCCCGCGGACGACGGAGATCGCCCCGGAGGTCGATCGGACGAAACACGCGGTGTACTTCAAGCAGGCCTTCAACGGCGTGCCCGTGCGCATGGCCCTCCTCGACCTCATCCTCGGAGGCGGCGAGTGA
- the pyrI gene encoding aspartate carbamoyltransferase regulatory subunit, translated as MRELRVTPIKNGTVIDHIPAGMALKVLKILGIGDAVTSTVTVAMHVPSQAMGWKDIVKVEDRELGPREIDKIALIAPSATVNVIRNYNVAEKRPVTPPDRAVGILRCANPNCISNGREPVESEFVVRSKSPLRVVCKYCDRELEDIVAHIL; from the coding sequence GTGAGGGAGCTTCGCGTCACCCCGATCAAGAACGGGACCGTGATCGATCACATTCCCGCCGGCATGGCCCTGAAGGTCCTGAAGATCCTCGGCATCGGCGACGCCGTCACGTCGACCGTGACGGTGGCGATGCACGTGCCGAGTCAGGCAATGGGGTGGAAGGACATCGTGAAGGTCGAGGACCGCGAGCTCGGACCCCGGGAGATCGACAAGATCGCCCTCATCGCGCCCTCCGCGACGGTGAACGTGATCCGCAACTACAACGTGGCCGAGAAGCGGCCCGTGACGCCCCCTGACCGCGCGGTCGGCATCCTGCGGTGCGCGAACCCGAACTGCATTTCGAACGGCCGGGAGCCCGTGGAGTCGGAGTTCGTCGTTCGGTCCAAGAGCCCGCTCCGCGTCGTGTGCAAGTATTGCGACCGGGAGCTCGAGGACATCGTCGCGCACATCCTCTGA
- a CDS encoding PRC-barrel domain-containing protein produces MCLGRQIDVPSGGNLGGPKILSAPLRIHAARRDGESLLEEISEIIGLQVYTHNGVFLGNVNNLVVDVDNGAVDGIFIGETNPLLVEGSRAVSVPFRWVQSVGDIVVLRYFPKRVSLRKGAAPAIPAPAK; encoded by the coding sequence ATGTGCCTCGGACGTCAAATAGACGTCCCCTCTGGCGGAAATCTTGGCGGACCGAAGATTTTAAGTGCGCCGCTTCGGATACACGCCGCCAGAAGGGATGGTGAGTCTCTGCTCGAAGAGATCTCCGAAATTATTGGGCTCCAGGTCTACACGCACAACGGCGTGTTCCTCGGGAACGTGAACAACCTCGTCGTCGACGTGGACAATGGCGCGGTCGACGGAATCTTCATCGGCGAGACGAACCCGCTCCTCGTCGAGGGGAGCCGGGCGGTGAGCGTGCCGTTCCGGTGGGTCCAGAGCGTGGGGGACATCGTCGTCCTGCGGTATTTCCCGAAACGCGTCTCGCTCCGAAAGGGCGCCGCCCCGGCGATCCCTGCCCCGGCCAAGTAG
- a CDS encoding ParB N-terminal domain-containing protein, translated as MARPKPSILVSPDARFEVLEIRRLRGHEQIRRALLKELTERIQRDGYIKRPILVADRHFVILDGHHRVEALRALGCNRIPAYVVDYFSAIVNLGTWPDAVVATVTKDEVIRRGLRDDRFPPKTTRHTVRVELEDRPTDLEDLV; from the coding sequence GTGGCTCGCCCGAAGCCGTCGATCCTCGTCTCTCCGGACGCGCGGTTCGAGGTGCTCGAGATCCGGCGTCTTCGCGGTCACGAACAGATTCGACGCGCGCTCCTCAAAGAGCTCACGGAGCGGATTCAGCGGGACGGCTACATCAAGAGGCCGATTCTCGTAGCGGACCGCCACTTCGTGATCTTGGACGGCCACCATCGCGTCGAGGCGTTGCGCGCGCTCGGTTGCAACCGCATCCCCGCGTACGTCGTCGACTATTTCTCGGCGATCGTGAACCTAGGCACGTGGCCCGATGCGGTCGTGGCCACGGTCACGAAGGACGAGGTGATCCGCCGTGGGCTGAGAGACGATCGCTTCCCCCCGAAGACGACGCGTCACACGGTGCGGGTCGAACTCGAGGACCGACCGACGGACCTCGAGGATCTGGTGTGA
- a CDS encoding tRNA (cytidine(56)-2'-O)-methyltransferase (catalyzes the S-adenosyl-methionine-dependent 2'-O-ribose methylation of C56 in tRNA transcripts) — protein MITVLRLGHRPGRDRRVTTHVALTARAFGADAVLVSTKDPRLERTVRDVVRRFGGSFRVETGVPWRRVLRDWAGTTVQLTMYGMELYESLPRISTDDVLVVVGAEKVPGDVYRLVDANVAVGNQPHSEVAALAVFLDRLLGGAALHREFGGRLRIRPGSKGRTLESGR, from the coding sequence GTGATCACGGTCCTCCGCTTGGGCCACCGGCCCGGCCGAGACAGGCGCGTGACGACCCACGTCGCGCTGACCGCCCGCGCGTTTGGGGCGGACGCGGTCCTGGTGTCGACGAAAGACCCGAGGCTGGAGCGGACGGTCCGGGACGTCGTGCGGCGATTCGGCGGCTCGTTCCGCGTCGAGACGGGCGTCCCGTGGCGCCGGGTCCTACGGGATTGGGCGGGGACGACGGTCCAGCTCACGATGTACGGGATGGAATTGTACGAGAGCCTGCCACGAATCTCGACCGACGATGTCCTCGTCGTCGTCGGCGCGGAGAAAGTCCCCGGGGACGTGTACCGCCTCGTCGACGCGAACGTGGCGGTGGGCAACCAGCCGCACTCCGAGGTCGCCGCGCTGGCCGTCTTCCTGGATCGCCTCCTCGGAGGAGCGGCCCTCCACCGTGAGTTCGGCGGGCGCCTCCGAATCCGCCCGGGCTCGAAGGGCCGGACCCTCGAATCCGGGCGCTGA
- a CDS encoding ArsR family transcriptional regulator, with amino-acid sequence MNRIKVVSEVAELVPILRAVDSDVKSEVFKEVSAGWKSAREIEEKFGAPGADALRFFEKMKLVETKWQTGSTASPEKAYHAFYSSFHINATAPIQEISDVLHAAMMPEPAYEAIEAQIFEMVGPEGKFSGDVADKLQVTQTKLKALVKRSPRLDFRGHRIIRFEE; translated from the coding sequence TTGAATCGCATCAAGGTTGTGAGCGAGGTCGCGGAGCTCGTGCCGATCCTTCGCGCGGTCGACAGCGACGTCAAGAGCGAAGTGTTCAAGGAGGTTTCCGCGGGCTGGAAGAGCGCGCGCGAGATTGAGGAGAAGTTCGGCGCCCCGGGTGCGGATGCCCTCCGATTCTTCGAGAAGATGAAGCTCGTCGAGACGAAATGGCAGACCGGGTCGACCGCGTCGCCCGAGAAGGCCTACCACGCGTTTTACTCGTCGTTCCACATCAACGCGACCGCCCCGATCCAGGAAATCTCCGACGTCTTGCACGCGGCGATGATGCCCGAACCGGCGTACGAGGCGATCGAGGCCCAGATCTTCGAGATGGTCGGCCCCGAGGGCAAGTTCTCCGGGGACGTGGCCGACAAACTCCAGGTGACGCAGACGAAACTCAAGGCGTTGGTGAAGCGCTCGCCTCGCCTCGACTTCCGAGGCCACCGGATCATCCGATTCGAGGAATGA
- a CDS encoding low molecular weight phosphatase family protein has translation MMRLVLFVCVENTFRSVLSEAMFNHVAPRGWRAESAGVQAAAAINPIVVELLQEIGIRLGPKTPRLVTPDLVERAARVVTFGCLDRCPIGAKDKAEDWPVPGATGKSVRELRAIRADLRHRVEDLAKRLPAA, from the coding sequence ATGATGCGGCTCGTGCTCTTCGTATGCGTCGAGAACACGTTCCGCAGCGTCCTCTCCGAGGCGATGTTCAACCATGTGGCGCCCCGCGGCTGGCGCGCGGAGAGCGCCGGCGTACAGGCGGCCGCGGCGATCAACCCTATCGTGGTCGAATTGCTGCAGGAGATCGGAATCCGTCTCGGCCCGAAGACGCCTCGGCTCGTGACGCCCGATCTGGTGGAGCGCGCAGCGCGGGTCGTCACGTTCGGCTGCCTCGACCGCTGTCCGATCGGCGCCAAGGACAAGGCCGAAGACTGGCCCGTCCCGGGAGCGACCGGCAAGTCGGTCCGCGAGCTCCGTGCGATTCGCGCCGATCTGCGGCATCGCGTGGAGGACCTGGCGAAGCGCTTGCCGGCTGCCTGA
- a CDS encoding isoaspartyl peptidase/L-asparaginase, which yields MRPLLLTHCGAGSDASVQDAADAAGARGIALLKRSRKALDAVVEAIVILEDDPRLNAGTGSRMRVDGRIQMDAALMDGDLEAGAVAAIEAVKNPIRVARDVLKTPHVLLAGPDAVAFARSKGHDPHDPATPESRRRLEESLAAIRDGRLPRYARKWRGIELRGTVGAVARDRRGRFATGCSTGGTAFMLPGRVGDSPIVGAGLYAGPKGAVSVTGIGEEIIKRVLSKFVYDRIADGMTPQHAADRGLALFPDDVPIGIIALGRRGWGEACNRPMAWFVSEPRRTL from the coding sequence TTGCGACCGCTCCTGCTCACTCATTGCGGCGCGGGCTCCGATGCGTCGGTGCAAGACGCCGCGGACGCGGCGGGCGCCCGGGGCATCGCCCTCCTCAAACGGAGCCGCAAGGCGCTCGACGCGGTCGTCGAGGCGATTGTTATCCTCGAGGACGATCCGCGGTTGAACGCGGGGACCGGGTCCCGCATGCGGGTGGACGGCCGGATCCAGATGGACGCCGCGTTGATGGACGGGGACCTCGAGGCAGGCGCCGTGGCGGCGATCGAGGCCGTCAAGAATCCCATCCGGGTGGCGCGGGACGTGCTCAAGACCCCGCACGTGCTCCTCGCGGGCCCGGACGCCGTCGCCTTCGCCCGGTCGAAAGGGCACGATCCGCACGACCCCGCGACCCCGGAGTCGCGTCGCCGACTCGAGGAGAGCCTCGCGGCGATTCGAGACGGCCGATTGCCACGATACGCGCGGAAATGGAGAGGGATCGAACTCCGCGGCACCGTCGGCGCGGTGGCCCGGGACCGCCGTGGTCGTTTCGCCACCGGCTGTTCGACGGGCGGGACGGCGTTCATGCTCCCCGGCCGCGTCGGCGACTCGCCGATCGTCGGCGCGGGGCTGTACGCGGGTCCGAAGGGAGCCGTGTCCGTCACCGGGATCGGCGAGGAGATCATCAAGCGCGTCCTCTCGAAGTTCGTGTACGACCGCATCGCGGACGGGATGACGCCGCAGCACGCCGCAGACCGAGGGCTCGCCCTCTTCCCGGACGATGTCCCGATCGGCATCATCGCCCTCGGCCGTCGAGGATGGGGCGAAGCGTGCAATCGGCCGATGGCGTGGTTCGTCTCGGAGCCGCGCCGAACGCTTTAA